Proteins encoded together in one Asterias rubens chromosome 4, eAstRub1.3, whole genome shotgun sequence window:
- the LOC117289476 gene encoding integrator complex subunit 8-like, producing the protein MNPDIDLDPRATPPPRPRTPVSTLWFEFLLDASLLQKHLAQENPEPTATQLLVLFVAQSIKTTGEEESEQQKRKSASLKCLALQVAAHLNWNISRLQKELPLFMVHKALKDFVESVSPPNLNIRPHTDVCSLEDSVLVALAVYNRWCIRTLLDSAYSTKSNKTSIANIANGSNMNVAGINEMVIKTVKDTLQESVSFLERCLKINRDISIPNMRTFQELPPPTTTTELPPTNGETETSAMTNHRQDTERESLPVLSKDQFLCLLYYDLGSLYFHQRLVVTATEMFNRAAVTLPSLSGSVYCDIDSTTLQGYLSACVGCQRLLTPDQPSRTVPAGPIIQKIEKSRQDGFKGIAELLEEDNCKLQTPLSYRDYLLNIVLLQPDVNIEIKHHVLILSVIRRYKEASIMPPHHLEAIGSASQKNLEVLGTFLKREFQQGTNKNKLMTLVRCLCCDERLSKHLQQSLQDSLTREELLEVCGGKMEDDSVEQKMCVSSECDNVALQLGKLEQRLLLSNSNTDLENILAQLHRLGPGKHYSNINSKWQIEKSYAFILDGMGDKKTQDMLFLLLVKAQHCTQIKNYSTAKSLLQTAHALVRDTSFKLQKALLHEVLYVELLSGEADNQTTEAGKQTIAQRIQACLASAKSERDITPRDKMLDECVIHLLNSGNWIDAMGADFIGTQYSMLGKVIAAVCHDLSIGNEALKTSTCLWNATLQIFSSGNKQVKRNSAGKPTATVQRESMLAIMFRSDFLQFLKHLRSPLCLSVMLSCLVKLHNVLRDDSPNELSHEHTKLWPTTVTNVSSINVDSVTMVMGQLISHVINVNPSQPSWLRTQADLHYGNNQYASALQFYLQSASIITGFFEMPPPRDVWNDQVYRRLIKCCSQLQCFTLVALLCQFLQPVDYTTAFKALQEKTCYDACDALYDCIWDVTLLEYLICLHGKRNEVEKKQRAIQAMSEAELNTSNPENILSAATQWRACKLLRAMTKQYL; encoded by the exons ATGAATCCTGACATAGACCTTGATCCTCGGGCTACGCCACCACCACGTCCTAGGACTCccgtttcaactctttggtttGAGTTCCTTCTTGATGCAAGTTTGCTTCAGAAACATCTAGCGCAAGAGAACCCAG AGCCAACTGCCACGCAGCTGTTGGTGCTTTTTGTGGCACAGTCCATTAAGACAACGGGGGAGGAAGAGTCTGAGCAACAGAAACGTAAATCTGCGTCTTTGAAGTGTCTAGCATTGCAGGTGGCTGCACATCTCAATTGGAACATCAGCAGACTTCAGAAAGA GTTGCCTCTTTTCATGGTTCACAAAGCACTCAAGGATTTTGTTGAGTCCGTCTCGCCTCCGAATCTAAACATCCGTCCACACACAGATGTTTGTAGTCTGGAGGATTCGGTTCTTGTAGCTCTAGCAGTTTACAACAGATG gtgcATTAGAACGTTGCTTGACAGCGCTTACTCAACCAAGTCGAACAAGACATCCATCGCCAACATTGCAAATGG GTCCAATATGAATGTGGCTGGAATTAACGAGATGGTCATCAAAACA GTTAAGGATACCCTACAGGAATCTGTAAGTTTTCTGGAACGTTGTCTTAAGATCAACAGAGACATCTCCATTCCCAACATGAGGACATTCCAAGAACtaccaccaccaacaacaaccACTGAACTCCCTCCGACCAATGGCGAAACAGAGACTTCAGCAATGACCAATCACAGACAGGATACAGAGCGGGAGTCTCTTCCCGTTTTGAGCAAGGAtcagtttctttgtttgttgtaTTATGACCTCGGCAGTTTGTATTTTCATCAGAGACTTGTTGTCACGGCAACAGAGATGTTCAATAGGGCGGCTGTTACTCTTCCCTCG CTTTCTGGGTCCGTTTACTGCGACATAGATTCAACAACTCTGCAAGGTTATTTATCTGCCTGCGTAGGGTGCCAGAGGCTCCTAACCCCAGATCAACCCAGTCGAACCGTCCCTGCAGGACCCATCATCCAAAAGATCGAGAAAAGCAGACAAGATGGTTTCAAA GGCATTGCTGAACTTCTCGAGGAGGACAATTGTAAATTACAAACCCCACTCTCCTATCGAGACTACCTCCTTAACATCGTCCTCTTGCAGCCAGACGTCAACATTGAGATCAAGCATCACGTTTTAATCCTCAGTGTAATTAGGAGATACAAGGAGGCGTCCATTATGCCTCCTCATCATCTTGAGGCTATAGGAAGTGCCTCACAGAAGAATCTGGAGGTACTAGGGACG TTTCTTAAAAGAGAATTTCAGCAAGGCACAAATAAGAACAAACTTATGACACTAGTCAG ATGTTTGTGTTGTGATGAAAGGCTTTCCAAACATCTTCAACAATCTCTTCAAGATTCTCTCACAAGAGAAGAGTTACTTGAAGTCTGCGGAGGGAAGATGGAGGATGATTCAGTGGAGCAGAAGATGTGCGTCTCTTCCGAGTGTG acaatGTCGCTCTCCAGTTGGGCAAACTAGAACAGAGGTTACTTCTGAGTAATAGCAACACAGACTTGGAGAATATTCTCGCTCAACTACATCGACTTGGACCAGGAAAGCACTACTCAAATATTAACAGTAAA TGGCAGATTGAGAAAAGCTATGCTTTTATTCTGGACGGCATGGGAGACAAGAAGACTCAAGATATGCTGTTTTTATTGTTAGTCAAGGCACAACACTGCACTCAGATTAAA AATTACTCAACAGCTAAATCCCTACTGCAGACTGCACACGCTCTAGTCCGTGACACATCCTTCAAGCTACAAAAAGCGCTATTACATGAGGTACTATATGTGGAGTTGCTGAGTGGAGAGGCCGATAACCAGACCACTGAAGCAGGCAAACAAACCATAGCACAAAGGATACAAGCGTGCTTAGCAAGTGCCAAGAGTG aacGTGACATTACACCGAGGGATAAGATGCTAGATGAGTGTGTGATTCATCTACTCAACTCTGGTAACTGGATTGATGCTATGGGAGCAGACTTCATTGGTACCCAGTACTCAATG TTGGGTAAAGTGATAGCTGCTGTTTGTCATGATCTCTCCATCGGCAACGAGGCATTAAAGACTTCAACCTGTCTGTGGAACGCTACTCTACAGATATTCAGCTCCGGGAATAAACAGGTTAAAAGAAACAGCGCTGGCAAACCAACCGCTACGGTGCAGAGAGAATCTATGCTGGCCATTATGTTCAG GTCGGATTTTCTTCAGTTCTTGAAGCATCTTCGCTCACCTCTTTGTCTCTCTGTGATGCTTTCTTGTCTGGTGAAGTTGCATAATGTCTTAAGAGACGATAGTCCCAATGAGCTATCACATGAACACACCAAACTCTGGCCAACcactgttaccaa TGTGAGTTCCATTAATGTTGATTCTGTAACCATGGTTATGGGTCAGCTGATCAGTCATGTAATCAATGTCAACCCTAGCCAGCCCTCCTGGCTGAGGACCCAAGCCGATCTCCACTATG GGAACAATCAGTACGCCTCAGCCCTGCAATTCTATCTGCAGTCAGCGAGTATTATAACAGGGTTTTTTGAGATGCCCCCTCCTCGCGATGTCTGGAACGACCAAGTGTATCGCCGTTTAATCAAGTGTTGCAGTCAGTTACAGTGTTTCACTCTAGTGGCATTGTTGTGTCAGTTCTTACAGCCGGTAGACTACACAACAGCATTCAAGGCGTTGCAGGAGAAAACATG TTACGACGCTTGTGATGCTCTGTATGACTGTATCTGGGACGTCACTCTACTGGAATATCTCATAT GTCTTCATGGGAAACGGAATGAAGTAGAGAAAAAACAAAGAGCG ATACAAGCGATGAGTGAAGCGGAGCTAAATACGAGTAACCCAGAAAACATCCTGAGTGCTGCGACTCAGTGGAGAGCTTGCAAACTACTGCGAGCAATGACCAAGCAGTATTTATAA